CAGTCGGAGAGGGGCGTGGCGCCCAGGGCCTTGTAGAAGCCGATGGCCGGCTCGTTCCAGTCGATGACGAGCCAGTCGACGCGCGGGCAGCCGCGCGCGAGGGCGACGCGGGCGACCTCGCGCAGCAGGGCGCGCCCAAGGCCGTGCCCGCGGGCGGCGGGGCGGACGAAGAGGTCTTCGAGGTACACGCCGCGGCGTCCCGTCCAGGTCGAGAAGTTGTGGAAGATGACGGCGATGCCCTGCGCGACGCCGTCGACCTCGCCGATGAACGCCTCGCAGGCGGGGCGCTCGCCGAAGAGCGCGTCGCGCAGCATCACGGGCGTGGTCTCGACGGCG
Above is a window of Planctomycetota bacterium DNA encoding:
- a CDS encoding GNAT family N-acetyltransferase gives rise to the protein MTIRVRPATPDDVGVILELVRDLAVYERAPNAVETTPVMLRDALFGERPACEAFIGEVDGVAQGIAVIFHNFSTWTGRRGVYLEDLFVRPAARGHGLGRALLREVARVALARGCPRVDWLVIDWNEPAIGFYKALGATPLSDWTIFRLQGEALANLAHEPG